The nucleotide window ttatattactgtggcagcagtttggatgaagaggaaagagcaaatcTTAGCTATGTTGTCACGTTgagaatgacaggatttggggatggattgaatatgtgggttgaataagagagaggagtcaaggataatgccaaggtcagggcttgtgagactgaaaggatggtggtgccatctatagtgaaagtcaggtagaggacagggtttgggtggaagggtaaggagctctgttttggacattttaagttaagattgaggtaatgggaggacatccaagtagagatgtcttgaaggcaggaggaggtgcaagtctggagagagagagagatcaggggaggagatgtagatttgggtattatctgcatagagatggtagttgaagccatgggagcaaatgagttctccaagggagtgagtgtagatggagaatagaaggggaatggTAGGAGTAGTACATTTAGCAGTTCCACCTACTTCTGATCTGTTGGGGTGCTTTCAATGGAGATTGGACTCTGGGAGAGAGGTGGCTTTGTTCTTAGTCAACTGGGGAAGGTGGTGAGTTAGGGGAGAAGTGGGTGAAGTTGGGGAACATAAAGGGGCCAGGCTAGGAAGGATCACATGGGACCTCTGATGATGGTAGTGATGGTGGTGGAGATGACAGTGATCATgatggccttgattctatttagttgccattgtttttacaagatcttcttccccttgactctatttattgccattgttcttgtctgtctgtctcccccgattagactgtaagcccgtcaaagggcagggactgtctctatctgttgccgacttgttcattccaagcgcttagtacagtgttctgcacatagtaagtgctcaataaatactattgaatgactattgaatgaatgatggataaatttgataataataataataataatgttggtatttgttaagcgcttactatgtgccgagcactgttctaagcgctggggtagacataggggaatcaggttgtcccacgtggggctcacagtcttaatccccattttacagatgagggaactgaggcacagagaagttaagtgacttgtccacagtcacacagccgacaagtggcagagctgggattcgaactcatgagccctgactccaaagcccatgctctttccactgagccacgctgcttctccaatctgatGAGAACAGTGATATTAGGAATGACAATGGagctgctgctgataataataatgctgctgatgggactgtgggacctggggggcagaaatgatgatggggatgatgagAATTGGATAGTAGGATGATCCACCAAACCCAGCAAGAGAGAGAAGTTCTGTAGAACCTGAAACTCCCCAGGTTTGTGGAAATATCTAGGGCCACCTCACCCAACATCTTGCCTTGGAAGCTGAATACATCTCTCCCAGTTCTTAGATGTTATTCTCTCTTTTTACAGAAAAAGAGAATATACAATAGATATTTCTGGCAAAATATTCTTCCTTATTCTAACCTAAATTCTTCTTACTGCAGGGCTCAGTAGAGTTGAGGAGGACACTGTgactagacacaatcccttggaTTTTTGTTGGCCAAGATCTGAAGAACCTGACCTCAAATGTTGGAAAAGTCCTGAGGGAAATTCTTGATGATAACATCTGGTCCTGAAGCAGGAATCCAATGCTGGGATGCTGGCATTCAGAAGTCTTCAAAGGATTTTCTGTGGATTAAGTGGCAGGGTGGACATGGCAGAGAAGATCACATAAGATCTTTCTGAGTGCACCCATTGCTGGACAGGTCTCCAACTAGAAGAGGTTCAtagggtagagggagagaggttagaagagttaataataaaaataatataataatagtaataatcgttcagcatttactgtatgacaagcactgcactaagtactggggaaaatataagtgaaccaggttggacccagcccctgtccctcttggggctcacattctcaatccccattttacagatgaggtaactgaggcagagagaagtgaagtgacttgtttaagatcgcagagcagagatgtggcggagcagagattagcactcgtgaccttctgactcccaggtccatactctatccattgtgccatgctgcttctcatggtgaaGGAAAGAGTACCTGAACAATATTTCCCTgacccactccttcctctcttcacctTTATAGCCACCAGCATGGGCTACACCCTTGTCACTTCCTGCTGGACTCCTTCATCAGCCTTTTTACTGCCCCCCCTcacttccagcctctcctcttccctacctAACAGTCTGCTTACTGAATCAAACTTCCTAAGGTATAGTTCAGAATTTATCACTTCCTTCCTCAAACTGTCCAGTAACCACTCACTTCTCTCTGCAAATCTGAATTTCACAGAATCAGAGAGAAATTCCTGAGAATTAGATTCATGGTTCTCCACCAGCTATCTCCTTGCATCTctactctctgtcccttctgaatcccaacACCCAATCTTTTCTTGTCCCAAGCTAATCTTTGTACAGTTTATCTCACTTGACACTTCATCTGCAACCCAttcctcacatccttcctcctccctggaactccttcccccttcaaatcttctgAACCATGTTTCTTTACATCTTAAAACacttcctgaaaacccacctcctccaattacTTACTATGTCCCCTTTTCATTCTATCTCAACAGTCacaatagcatttatgtatatgtaaaataatttatggaatttattttgtcatttatgctttcattttttcattttctccataGCTAAGCTAGTCCCTGGGGAAAAACAAACGGTAAcataaataacaaaataaatgaaatatgctAAAATTTTCTTCCTGTTCCCTCTGTTTGTATACAATGTGTGTTTGTCTGTGATCCCTTATAGTTCACAAACTTTCCAAAGACagaaatatattttcattttattgtactttccaagtaatcatgacagtgctccgcacacaatagagcctcaataaatatggattatTACTATGACTATGATAATgataagagggaagaggaggagaagggggaagaagagatcaaggacaaggaggattagaaggttgaggaggaagagaaagagaaggatgaaaaaaaggaagagaaggagaaggaggggagaaagagaagtaggaagctgaagaaaaggcgggggaggatggggaggacaagGACATGGAGgccaaggaagaagaagaggaggaggggtggaggaggaggagaagggtgggtagaggagtaggaggagaaggaggaagaggaagaggaagacattaAAGTTTGTGGTGTAGCAATTATTTAGAAGAGAAGGGCTACAATTAGCTTAATCTTGTTATTTAGTGGAAGTGATTGGTTTTATTTCCACTGAAAACAGAACAATCTTAAACTACATTAAAGATAATTTAGGTTAGATAGAAGAAAACATTCTGACAGTGACTATTGTTAACACTATGTTTCATAAATACCGGGATAGTTGCTGAATGGAGATCTTTAAAGAAACATGCCATGCTTTCAACTGTAGTGCACATAGCTATTCTGGGAAGTAGGGGCTCGACTCTTTGATGTCAGAAACCTTCCATCACGTGGCTAGGAGTTCATTATGAAGAGCCCCTGTAGGCTCAAACTCAACCATAGGGACAGTGGTCAACTTTTCCacactttttgtttttcttctcagATTGGCTCAAAGGCTCTGAAGAGCCTCAACTCTGGGATTACGATCCGTGTCCCTCTGCCATTGGAGCCTCTGAGCCAGTGAGAGAAGGAAGTACAAATATCTGTGGCCATGCTGGCTGGAGAACCCTCTGGGGAAGAGCCACAGAAACACTAAGTCAAATCTGTACCTTCATCCAACCCATAGCCTGATGCTCCCGAATctctttctgccacttgccttctgggttttTCACACAACCAGGATCGAGCCAGTTTTCTGGTAAGACTTCATCATTTCTAAAACCTCTTCTGAGAGGCCATGGACATGATGTGTTTGCTGTAAATACAACAGGACATCTCACTGTGAGAGGAATATACAGAAACAGGGGGTCGAGGGAGGTGGGGACATTGGCCAAGAAGTATGCACTGGGAACACAACAAGGGGCAAGTGTCTGGGGTAGGGGAGGGATGTTACAGCCCAGAGAATCAAAGGTGGAGGAATAGACCTGACAAAATTCACAGTAGCTGCTCCCCTTGGAAGAGCAGGTTTGGGGATGGAGTTGTATTTTCTGTTTAAAACTACATCAGAAGGATCCAGATGGCCAGGAGATGTCTTTGGGGGTTACTAAATGACATGTGAAATTGTCCCTTTAAGAATGTCATGTGGCCACTGTGGAGCGTATGAATGACTCCATTTTGTAACATAGAAGCCATTTTATGAGCAACGATCATTTGACCTCGTGAACAACATAGAAGGAGAAATTTGAGGAGGAACCAATAGCATAGAAGGTGGACCTTGAGGAAGCACTGAACCGTCTTGCCATCAGGCAGAAGGAGGACTGCTGGAGGTACATGAGGTAAGCTGTCTTGCAAAAACAGCCCATGGgttgggtgcggggggagggatTGCTGTCCCCCAGGGCTTTAACTGGTAATGGCTTGAGAGAGCAGGCAAGTCAAAGCAGCGAATTAGGACCCGCCGCAACTCATGTGAAACAACTAACATGAGTGGatataaggggggggggggggcggtggcgaCCAACCAAATAAGATAGCAAGCTTGGGCCGAACTCAAGGGCCGAACAGCTGAAGCAGGTGGTTGTCATGAGCTAAAGAATCCGACCCCAGTGGGTGGCAAAACCACATGACCCAAGATGCCTATGGCATGACCGCCAAGGACCATCTAAAGACTTGCACCAGGACCATGCGCTGTGAGCAGCCAGATGCCTTGAACTATTCTGATGTGAGACCATCTGCATGAACCTGAGGAAAACAGTCAGACAACATAACTATGTATGTATGAGTTTGTGTCTGTGTAAATACATTTACCCCTTCAGTTAGACTAAGAATCGAATAAAGCTTTATGCTTTATActgtggtggtttggtttcactgtgGTTTGACTTGTCATTGAGTACCTGATGGGGTGAGAGAGTATCAGGGATTCTATAAGTGCCAGGTGGGGTGAGACAGGGACAAATCTATAGGAGAGATGCCTGACAGGAGCAGGGATGGACTTAAAGACTTATGGTGACGTTGATGGTGACTTACCTGAACGTGTGAGCCAGACTCATGACAGCCACCAAAAAGCATAGGATCAGGAGCACAGTCCATGCTACCTCCATGAACCCTAGGAGATTAATGGAACAAGGAAGACAGGGGGTGTGGGTGACCAGGGGGAATTTGGATAGAACAATGTGGGAAATCACTCCTTCTGCCTACAGGTTTGGGGAAATTCTAGATCCTGTGCTCAGAAGTGGCAAGAGATCAATTTCTTGGCTCAGCACAGGCAGTGTCATGGAGAAATACTGTTTTCTGAACACCAAGATTGGGGGATATCTACAACTCCTGAGCTGGAATGAGTCACCTGCCTTCTAAGATTCAGGCGGAGTGAGTACCTGATCCAGCCCAGGCAAATTGGCAGCTGTGAGATCTGAAACTGTAAATgctgcctttctcctctccccacccttctcagAGCACCAAGGCTGATGCAGAATGTGGCAGACATTGTCATTTTGCAACAGCTCCAGCTTCACCCCAATGCTTTTCACCCTGAATGGCATCCCAAATCTGGAGGCCCTACatgcctggctctccctccctttctgctccatatATGTCATCGCCATGGTGGGGAACTGTGGACTTCTGTACCTCATTTGTCATGAGGAGGCACTGCACCAGCCCATGTACTACTTCCTGGCCATGCTGTCTTCCACGGACCTGGCCATGTGCAGCAGTACAATACCCAGAATGCTCCTTCTCTTTTGGTTCAATTTAAGGGAGATCGACTTCAGCACCTGCCTAGTCCAGATGTTCTTTGTCCACACCTTCACAGGGATGGAATCCGGAGTCCTCATGCTCATGGCCCTGGATCGCTATGTGGCCATCTGCTACCCTCTGAGATACTCCACCATCTTGACCAACCCCGTCATCGCCAAGGCTGGGCTGGCCACTTTCCTCAGGGGGGCCTTTCTGATCATTCCCTTCACTATCCTGACCAAGAGACTGCCTTTCTGTCAGAGCCATGTCATCCCCCACACCTACTGTGACCACATGTCTGTGGCCAAGTTGTCCAGTGGCAACATCAAAGTCAACACAATCTATGGGCTGATGGTTGCCATTCTAATCGGAGGATTTGACATCTTCTGTATCTCCGCATCCTACACCATAATCCTCAAGGCCGTGGTGAGCCTGTCGTCGGTGGAAGCTCAGCGCAAAGCTTTCAGCACCTGCACTGCTCACATCtctgccatcatcatcagctaTGTTCCGGCCTTCTTCACCTTCTTCACCCACCGCTTTGGGGGCCACACCATCCCCCACCATGTACACATCATCATTGCCAACCTGTACCTGCTGCTGCCCCCGATGATGAACCCCATCATCT belongs to Ornithorhynchus anatinus isolate Pmale09 chromosome 2, mOrnAna1.pri.v4, whole genome shotgun sequence and includes:
- the LOC100078416 gene encoding olfactory receptor 52N2-like, encoding MWQTLSFCNSSSFTPMLFTLNGIPNLEALHAWLSLPFCSIYVIAMVGNCGLLYLICHEEALHQPMYYFLAMLSSTDLAMCSSTIPRMLLLFWFNLREIDFSTCLVQMFFVHTFTGMESGVLMLMALDRYVAICYPLRYSTILTNPVIAKAGLATFLRGAFLIIPFTILTKRLPFCQSHVIPHTYCDHMSVAKLSSGNIKVNTIYGLMVAILIGGFDIFCISASYTIILKAVVSLSSVEAQRKAFSTCTAHISAIIISYVPAFFTFFTHRFGGHTIPHHVHIIIANLYLLLPPMMNPIIYGVKTKQIREAVVRLLGWKTALTPKRPD